The genomic DNA TCCTTAAATATTAAGTTTTATGCCACTCTTATATATACAAAATAAAACTTGTATTTCCTCTTTTTTTTATTTTAAGAAATTAATCTAATTCACTTAATATAATAGGTTTTCCATCAACAATTGCAATTGAGTGCTCAAAGTGTGCTGATCTTTTTCCATCTTTAGTCACAACTGTCCAACCGTCATCTAGCATATTAAGTTTATAAGTTCCTTCATTTACCATTGGTTCTATTGCCAAAACCATTCCGTTTTCAATCTTATAACCTCTACCTTTTCTTCCATAGTTTGCAACTATTGGATCTTCGTGCATTTCGTGTCCAACTCCATGCCCTGCATAATCTCTAACTACAGAAAAACCATTCTTTTCAACATATTGTTGGATAGCATGACCAATGTCACCAAGTCTGTTTCCTGCTACTGCATTTTCAATACCAATTGCTCTTGATCTTTCAGTAACTTCCAAAAGTCTTTTAGCTTCTTCATCAATATTACCAACTGGGTATGTTATTGCAGAGTCACCATAATATCCATTTAATACAGATACAGTATCAACACTTACTATATCTCCATCTTTTAGAACTCTGTCAGTAGGGATTCCATGAACAACTTCGTCATTTACAGATATGCAAGTTGCACAAGGAAAAGGTCCATATAGTCCTGGAACGCCTATACATCCTGGTATAGCTCCTTGACTTCTGATATAGTCATCAACGATTTTATCTATTTCTAATGTAGAAATTCCAGGTTTTATATATTTAGGTAGTATATCATTATATAATCTCGCAATTACCTGATTAGCCTTTTTTATCTCTTTTATATCCTCTAATGTTTTTATTAATGCCATCTATAGTCCTTTCTAATAATTAGTCAAGAATAGCAAATATCTCAGCAGTTATTGCTTTAACTTCTTTAGTTCCATCAATATCAACTAGTAGATCTCTTGTTTTGTAGAAATCAAATAATGGAGCTGTCTGAGAGTGATATTCAGCTAATCTTTTAGTTACTGTTTCTGCATTGTCGTCTTTTCTTGTGATTAAGTCAGCACCACAGTAGTCGCATTTTCCTTCTACTTTTGGTGGATTGAATTTTACATGGAATGATGCTCCACATACTGGGCATACTTTTCTTCCAGTTACTCTTCCTACGATTAATTCATCAGGTACATTTAATGAAATAACTTTATCAAGTTTTATTCCCATCTCTTTCATTAATACTTCTAAAGCTTCAGCTTGAGCTATAGTTCTTGGGAATCCATCAAGGATAAATCCTTTTTTACAATCTTCTTCTGATAATCTATCTTTTATTATTCCAATAATTGTTGAATCTGGAACTAATTTTCCTTCATCCATAAATTTCTTAGCTTCCATTCCCATTGGAGTTCCAGCTTTTATAGCAGCTCTTAAAATATCTCCAGTAGAAATTTGAGGTATACCATATTTTTCAATAAGGAATTTAGCTTGAGTTCCTTTTCCGGCACCTGGGGCACCAAATAACATAATGTTCATTTGTTATCATCTCCTTAATTTTTAATTACCTCTCTATTATACTATAATTTCAAAAAAAATGCACGAATTTATACTATAAAGCTATGAAAAATGTGGTTTTTTGTGAAAAATAAAAAATGTCGTATTTTCACACAACATCTTTTTTCTTTCTATTTATCTAATTGTATTTAAATCTTTTTGAAAATAGGATTCATATTCTCAAAAAGACAGATATAATTCTGACCAAATGATTTTAAAAAATCATATACTCTGTTGAAATCTTTTCCTATATCCTCTTTTCTATGAGCATCTGACCCAACTGTAATTATCTCTCCACCAAGTTCCAAATATCTCTTTAATACCCTTGTATCTGGATAAAATCTATTTTCTCCATATCTGAATCCTGAAGTGTTTATCTCTATTCCTTTACCTTTATATATGATGATTTTCAATATCTCATCAATTATATCTTTCTGCTTATCATAATTAAGACCTCTGAACTTTTCTCCACCATATCTTGTTATAAAATCCAGATGACCATATACAGAATAATGGGAATACGCTTCTACATTTTTTAATAAATTTTCAAAATACATGGTTTGAATCTCATCTCTTGTTTTCCCTATATGTATCCTTCCAAAGGATATATCCTGTCTTTCAATACCATGACCTGAGGCTATTATAAAATCAAAGGGATATTTTTTTAGTTCCCCC from Fusobacterium sp. DD2 includes the following:
- the map gene encoding type I methionyl aminopeptidase — protein: MALIKTLEDIKEIKKANQVIARLYNDILPKYIKPGISTLEIDKIVDDYIRSQGAIPGCIGVPGLYGPFPCATCISVNDEVVHGIPTDRVLKDGDIVSVDTVSVLNGYYGDSAITYPVGNIDEEAKRLLEVTERSRAIGIENAVAGNRLGDIGHAIQQYVEKNGFSVVRDYAGHGVGHEMHEDPIVANYGRKGRGYKIENGMVLAIEPMVNEGTYKLNMLDDGWTVVTKDGKRSAHFEHSIAIVDGKPIILSELD
- a CDS encoding adenylate kinase produces the protein MNIMLFGAPGAGKGTQAKFLIEKYGIPQISTGDILRAAIKAGTPMGMEAKKFMDEGKLVPDSTIIGIIKDRLSEEDCKKGFILDGFPRTIAQAEALEVLMKEMGIKLDKVISLNVPDELIVGRVTGRKVCPVCGASFHVKFNPPKVEGKCDYCGADLITRKDDNAETVTKRLAEYHSQTAPLFDFYKTRDLLVDIDGTKEVKAITAEIFAILD
- a CDS encoding histidinol-phosphatase HisJ family protein translates to MILSDYHMHSEFSGDSIENIDDLVRYAIDMGLEEIAITDHFEYDMEGITGKWILDLKKYTEKIEEIKERYSKEIKIKLGVEVGVQPHTRNYIEGELKKYPFDFIIASGHGIERQDISFGRIHIGKTRDEIQTMYFENLLKNVEAYSHYSVYGHLDFITRYGGEKFRGLNYDKQKDIIDEILKIIIYKGKGIEINTSGFRYGENRFYPDTRVLKRYLELGGEIITVGSDAHRKEDIGKDFNRVYDFLKSFGQNYICLFENMNPIFKKI